In Kwoniella dejecticola CBS 10117 chromosome 6, complete sequence, a genomic segment contains:
- a CDS encoding plasma-membrane proton-efflux P-type ATPase, giving the protein MSNLNEKVGNTEEAPVKESSIENKVAGDAPAADTPALDSAPEKKKREYKEMEHEKTGDLHAKVDMNTIQFTATDLYDKDKVDIEHVVMEEVFQLLQCDEGGLTEQEATDRIGIFGPNKLEEKKENVFLQFLSFMWNPLSWVMEGAAIVAIALSNGEGEPPDWQDFVGIVLLLLINSTIGFVEERNAGNAVKALMDSLAPKAKVKRDGKWRDIESADLVPGDCIAFKHGDVCPADCRLTEAIDVSMDQAALTGESLPVSKKLGDECFSGSTCKQGEVEAVVISTGPNTFFGRAATLVGQDNDQTGHLQMVLARIGSFCLVSIGIFVVLEIVILYPRFHYTYRRGLNSILVLLIGGIPIAMPTVLSVTLAVGAQQLAKHKAIVTRITAIEELAGVTILCSDKTGTLTTNKLTIDKENVKCYSKWDVEGVCLLAAYASRTENQDAIDGCVVGTLPDPASARSGIELLDFKPFNPVDKRTEITYRDNMDGGKLKRATKGMTGIIIEICSRNKTSELEDQLEADVEEFARRGLRALAVAYEDVTGDAADGQGNGFELVGLLSIFDPPRSDTKQTIDDAMALGVKVKMVTGDQLAIAKETGRRLGLGDHMYPAKVIKDGPEAGGKHANLDEMIMDADGFAGVFPEHKFEIVKRIQALGHLCAMTGDGANDAPALSRANVGIAVEGATDAARGAADIVLTEPGLSTIVHAIYGSRVIFQRMRNYAIYACAVTIRIVVCFAIMSFIWQFDFPSFMVLIIAVLNDGTIMTLSLDRVLPSTTPDSWDLAEVFAYGIGYGFYLSASTIALFAAMHSTTFFEDKFGVEAIKETNDPRGHMVIYLQVAIISQALIFVTRSHGPSWTERPSVALMLAFCLAQLISSIIAAFGNWGFTQVHAISGGWIGIVWVWNIVWYFPLDAVKFFMKKTIIAALQRRKAKKAAVATVDENGERLQRTASRHESLYSNRTSFLSRAANRLKGGAKISMSQNELQRFSSIQAQQSGAALTRAHSRPAA; this is encoded by the exons ATGTCCAACTTGAATGAAAAAGTTGGAAACACCGAGGAAGCTCCTGTCAAGGAGTCTTCCATCGAGAACAAGGTCGCTGGTGATGCTCCAGCTGCCGACACTCCTG CTCTCGATTCCGCtcctgagaagaagaagagagaatacAAGGAGATGGAACATGAGAAAACCGGTGATCTTCACGCCAAGGTTGACATGAACACC ATTCAATTCACTGCCACCGATCTTTACGACAAAGACAAGGTCGATATCGAACATGTGGTTATGGAGGAAGTCTTCCAACTCCTTCAATGTGACGAAGGTGGTCTTACCGAGCAAGAAGCCACCGACCGTATCGGTATCTTCGGTCCCAACAAActtgaggagaagaaggaaaacgtcttcctccaattcctctcCTTCATGTGGAACCCTCTTTCATGGGTTATGGAAGGTGCTGCCATCGTCGCCATCGCTCTTTCTAACGGTGAAGGTGAACCCCCTGATTGGCAAGATTTCGTCGGTATCGTTCTCTTGCTTTTGATCAACTCTACTATTGGTTTCGTCGAAGAAAGAAATGCTGGTAACGCTGTCAAGGCTCTTATGGACTCCCTCGCCcccaaggccaaggtcaagAGAGACGGTAAATGGAGAGACATCGAATCTGCCGACTTGGTTCCCGGTGATTGCATCGCCTTCAAGCACGGTGATGTCTGCCCTGCCGATTGTCGTCTTACCGAGGCCATTGACGTATC CATGGACCAAGCCGCTCTTACTGGTGAATCTCTTCCTGTCTCCAAGAAGCTCGGTGACGAGTGTTTCTCCGGTTCCACCTGTAAACAAGGTGAAGTCGAGGCTGTCGTCATCTCTACCGGTCccaacaccttcttcggtCGTGCCGCTACTCTTGTCGGACAAGACAATGATCAAACCGGCCACTTGCAAATGGTTTTGGCCAGAATCGGTTCTTTCTGTCTCGTTTCCATCGGTATTTTCGTCGTCCTCGAAATCGTCATCCTCTACCCAAGATTCCACTACACCTACAGAAGAGGTCTTAACTCCATTCTTGTATTGCTCATTGGTGGTATCCCCATTGCTATGCCTACCGTGTTGTCCGTCACCCTCGCTGTCGGTGCTCAACAACTCGCCAAGCACAAGGCTATCGTTACCCGAATCACTGCCATTGAAGAACTTGCTGGTGTAACCATCCTCTGTTCCGACAAGACCGGTACTCTTACCACCAACAAGCTCACCATTGACAAGGAAAACGTCAAATGCTACTCTAAGTGGGACGTCGAAGGTGTCTGTCTCCTCGCTGCCTACGCTTCCCGAACTGAGAACCAAGATGCCATCGATGGTTGTGTCGTCGGAACCCTCCCAGACCCTGCCTCCGCCAGATCCGGTATCGAGCTCCTCGACTTCAAGCCTTTCAACCCTGTCGACAAGAGAACCGAAATCACCTACCGAGACAACATGGACGGTGGTAAGCTCAAGAGAGCCACCAAGGGTATGACTGGTATCATCATTGAAATCTGTTCCCGAAACAAGACTTCCGAGCTCGAGGATCAACTCGAAGCCGATGTCGAAGAATTCGCCCGACGAGGTCTCCGAGCTCTGGCTGTCGCTTACGAGGATGTCACCGGTGATGCCGCCGATGGTCAAGGAAACGGTTTCGAACTTGTTGGTCTTCTTTCTATCTTCGACCCTCCTAGATCCGACACCAAACAAACCATCGACGATGCCATGGCTCTCGgtgtcaaggtcaagatggtTACCGGTGATCAACTCGCTATCGCTAAGGAGACTGGTCGACGATTGGGTCTTGGTGACCACATGTATCCCGCCAAGGTTATCAAGGATGGACCTGAAGCCGGTGGTAAACACGCCAACTTGGACGAAATGATCATGGACGCCGATGGTTTCGCCGGTGTGTTCCCCGAACACAAATTCGAGATTGTTAAGAGAATTCAAGCCCTTGGTCACTTGTGTGCTATGACTGGTGATGGTGCCAACGATGCTCCTGCCCTTTCCAGAGCCAACGTAGGTATTGCTGTCGAAGGTGCTACCGATGCTGCTCGAGGTGCCGCCGATATTGTGCTTACCGAACCCGGACTTTCCACCATCGTTCACGCCATCTACGGATCTCGAGTTATTTTCCAAAGAATGAGAAACTATGCCATCTACGCTTGTGCCGTTACCATCCGAATCGTCGTCTGTTTCGCCATCATGTCTTTCATCTGGCAGTTCGACTTCCCATCGTTCATGGTTCTTATCATTGCCGTTCTCAACGATGGTACCATCATGACCCTCTCTCTCGACCGAGTATTGCCATCGACCACCCCCGACTCTTGGGATCTCGCCGAGGTGTTCGCTTACGGTATCGGTTACGGTTTCTACCTTTCCGCTTCCACCATCGCTCTCTTCGCCGCTATGCACTCTACTACCTTCTTCGAGGACAAATTCGGTGTCGAGGCCATCAAGGAGACCAACGACCCCCGAGGACACATGGTTATCTACCTCCAAGTTGCCATTATCTCTCAAGCTCTTATCTTCGTCACTCGATCTCACGGACCTTCGTGGACTGAACGACCTTCGGTTGCTCTTATGCTCGCGTTCTGTCTCGCTCAATTGatctcttccatcatcgCTGCCTTCGGTAACTGGGGTTTCACTCAAGTACACGCTATCTCCGGTGGATGGATCGGTATCGTCTGGGTTTGGAACATTGTTTGGTACTTCCCTCTCGATGCCGTCAAGTTCTTCATGAAGAAGACCATCATCGCCGCTCTTCAAAGACGAAAGGCTAAGAAGGCCGCCGTTGCCACCGTCGACGAGAACGGTGAGAGACTTCAAAGAACCGCCTCGAGACATGAATCTCTCTACTCCAACCGAacttctttcctttcccgAGCTGCCAACAGACTCAAGGGTGGAGCCAAGATCTCGATGTCCCAAAACGAGCTTCAACGATTCTCCTCTATCCAAGCTCAACAATCTGGTGCTGCTCTTACCAGAGCTCACTCCAGACCTGCCGCATAA